The genomic region TAACTAATTTATTTCTCACATAAGGGTGTGAGAATGACCAGGGTACGAAAAGAACGGGAATATAGCAGAAAAACAAAGATGCAATTAAAACCACGATTTCTGAATATTCAGATAATAGTTACAACAATTCTTCTAAGTATTCTTATTTTTCCGGCATCTGCATCTTCTGTCGTAAGTGTTGAACTGGTATCACAGGAAGTACATGCAGGAGATGATTTTGAAATTTATATCAACATAACACCATCTACAGCAATTGCAGGTGCACAGCTTGATCTCAAATTTGACAGCAGTGTAATAACAGTAACTAATGTTGAAGAAGGCGATTTCTTTGACAGGAATTCTGTTATGTCTATTTTTATTCCCGGCACATTTGATAACCAGCAGGGACTTATCAGCGGACTGTTTGCAGTCACCCTGGGGCAGGCTGTGATAGAATCTCCCGGAAACTTTGCACATATCACTTTTACAGCATGTGACCAGGCAGGGGAAAGTAGTATCAGCCTGTCAAATGTAATAATAAGTGACGCAAGCGGCAATGAAGTCCCGGTTACCGTGGAAAATTCACAGGTTATTGTTATCGGAACTTCCACCACAGATACCACAGAAGATGCATCAGCCAGTTCCGGCGGTGGAGGAGGTGGCGGTGGTGGAGACACAGGAGAGAGCACCGACAATATTGAACTTAAGGAAGTCAACAAATTGTATATCA from Methanolobus tindarius DSM 2278 harbors:
- a CDS encoding PGF-pre-PGF domain-containing protein, with product MTRVRKEREYSRKTKMQLKPRFLNIQIIVTTILLSILIFPASASSVVSVELVSQEVHAGDDFEIYINITPSTAIAGAQLDLKFDSSVITVTNVEEGDFFDRNSVMSIFIPGTFDNQQGLISGLFAVTLGQAVIESPGNFAHITFTACDQAGESSISLSNVIISDASGNEVPVTVENSQVIVIGTSTTDTTEDASASSGGGGGGGGGDTGESTDNIELKEVNKLYITGNSDVTYNFDDSNNPVKTISYTSLKNAGFISSTIEILKDVSTTVSYKPEGLVYRNMNIWIGKAGYATESNMENMKISFAVHKKWVQVNNVKTTDIRLNRYHDNEWQILETEMTGEDNDFYFFEAKTPGFSPFAITADVASKNVTENEQINAASSYDDNDPVEQIEESELERVTDVASTSMSDKVSSAKLSQNSALVLFISISVVLFLQHRKCI